From one Ciona intestinalis unplaced genomic scaffold, KH HT001083.1, whole genome shotgun sequence genomic stretch:
- the LOC100186848 gene encoding uncharacterized protein LOC100186848, with translation MSLLMKMICIVCIVAIATTEAKPIKSSLSTHTNKSELEVLRRFRRSSESMFTSHHARILDRQLKRKILKTFFRDEQAGSPFNVCVERYLERHGHRNMAHAVRHCVMRLR, from the exons ATGTCTCTCCTCATGAAAATGATCTGCATAGTATGCATTGTCGCTATAGCAACTACAGAAGCAAAACCTATCAAAAG TTCCCTTTCAACTCACACCAACAAATCCGAACTCGAAGTTTTGCGAAGATTCCGCCGCAGCAGCGAGTCCATGTTTACCAGCCATCATGCGCGGATCTTGGACCGACAGCTTAAAAGAAAAATcttgaaaacttttttcag GGACGAACAAGCCGGCAGTCCGTTTAACGTATGCGTTGAACGTTACCTGGAAAGACATGGTCATCGAAACATGGCGCATGCGGTGCGTCACTGCGTAATGCGTCTTCGGTAA
- the LOC100176626 gene encoding sorcin-like, giving the protein MAANQDAERARLWAKFQACDKDKNGSITVDELRASLLSGCDYQRPFSYEVCRMMMSMYDKNRNGRLTFDEYVNLDGYIRNWYGYFTRNDVNRDGRLEHRDFQTAITGLGFRLNQDFFNQIWMDLMKGAGSNGVVFDQFMHVCIVMQMLTNAWNKRVPNNVTTLEIEHVDFASIIMGIRPIR; this is encoded by the exons ATGGCAGCAAAtcag GACGCGGAGCGTGCGAGACTTTGGGCCAAATTCCAAGCTTGCGACAAGGACAAAAACGGAAGCATTACAGTTGATGAACTGCGTGCCAGTCTCTTAAGTGGATGCGATTACCAACGACCATTTAGTTACGAAGTTTGCAGAATGATGATGT CAATGTACGACAAGAACCGTAACGGGCGTCTTACGTTTGACGAATACGTGAACTTGGACGGTTATATTCGAAATTGGTATGGTTACTTCACAAGGAACGATGTCAACAGAGACGGGAGACTGGAACATAGGGATTTTCAAACTGCCATTACCGGATTAG GCTTTCGTCTTaatcaagatttttttaatcaaatatgGATGGATCTGATGAAAGGTGCTGGTTCGAATGGGGTTGTATTCGACCAGTTTATGCACGTCTGTATTGTCATGCAG atgTTGACAAACGCATGGAATAAAAGGGTTCCCAACAATGTTACAACCCTCGAAATCGAACATGTGGATTTCGCTTCCATTATCATGGGTATTCGCCCTATCCGCTAA